The sequence below is a genomic window from Flavobacterium sediminilitoris.
TTTAGATTCTGGTGCGTAAGAACCATAAATCGCGTCAAATTTAGTCTTTAATTTGTCAAAATCAACTCCTTGTTTATATTGATCCAAACACGTTAGTACTAAATTATTTTTTGTTGCATTTGAATATATTTGGTCTATTCGCAAGGCGTGAAGTAACAACTCTTCGTCTAGTTTTCCAAATCGAAGTTCTTTTTGATATTCGTTGTACACACAGGTTTCTTCTTCATTATTTACCAATTGGATATTTTCTTCATTTGGCATCCAACCACTTCCATGTCTAGTAGTGTAACATCTTGATACATAAAACAATTCTATATCTTGAATATCTAATTGCTTACAAATTTCCATTGCGTTTTTAGAAGTTGTGTTCGCATACGTTACATTAGGAAACACACCATGATCCATATCTAGCAAAATGCCTTGACTGCCTTCAAAGATAAAGGTTTCATAATTATTTAAAACTTCATAAGTAGTTATTTTCCAGTCTATTTTTTCAATACACTCTAAGAAATAAACTACTTCATTTTGTAACTGATTATCATTAGAAATGCCATAATAAGAAGCTATATTTTTCAATTTTTCAATCAGAAAATCTTTCGGACCTATTAAATCTATGGCAAATAACTTATACGCGCCTTCATTGCGTTTCATAGTGGCTCCAATTCCTTTTCCACAAGAACCGTGCGTTAAATTTTTGGTGTTATTTTGATTTTGCCAAACATCGAAAGGCGTGGTTACTTTGGCTAACGGATGAATATATAGTGTTGTATTTCCTTCTTTTTCCTTTAATTCTAGAAATTCATTATACAAAAGTGATGGATGAATAGTACAATGTTCACTAAAATAAGATGGTAAACCACGTAAAGCACCACTAGCAAAACTAGAATGTATGTGTTTTTTTTCGTTTAACATTACTGTATGTGCGGCTTGTTGTCCACCTGAAAAACGTATTACTATAGCTTCTGGGTTTTGGCTACAAAGGAAATCGGTTGTGATACCTTTTCCTTCGTCTCCAAATCCTAAACCAATAACCACTTTTGCTTTTTTCATTTATAACATATCAATATGGTCAAATCCTGTTGTTCCAGGAGTACTTAAATCTCCTGTTGATTCAGTTGTTCTTCCTGATTTTATTTTATGCTTCTCACAAATGATATTTTTAATCACATCTGGAATAGTTTTATAATCTTCTACTGAAATACAATTTTCTCCTAGTACTTCTTTCCAACCAATTTCTGCCGATTGGGCTCTTGTAGAATGCAAAACGCTAATGTGATAGACTTCGTATCGTTTTTTGGCTTCAGCCAATAATTCTAAATCGCTATACGTTTGTTCTCCACTTCCCATAATCTCTTTGATAGCAGAAGCTGGTAACACTTTTAAATTAGGTTCATCTCCAATTGTGAACAATAGTCCTTTTTGACCTCTTTTTTCGAAAGCATCAATTTTTGTATGAAACGCTGCAAAGTACCAAGCTAATAAATAACTTTCTCCTGCATTTCCACCACCACCAGATTCAATGTAGGTTCTAGTTAACCAC
It includes:
- a CDS encoding adenylosuccinate synthetase; protein product: MKKAKVVIGLGFGDEGKGITTDFLCSQNPEAIVIRFSGGQQAAHTVMLNEKKHIHSSFASGALRGLPSYFSEHCTIHPSLLYNEFLELKEKEGNTTLYIHPLAKVTTPFDVWQNQNNTKNLTHGSCGKGIGATMKRNEGAYKLFAIDLIGPKDFLIEKLKNIASYYGISNDNQLQNEVVYFLECIEKIDWKITTYEVLNNYETFIFEGSQGILLDMDHGVFPNVTYANTTSKNAMEICKQLDIQDIELFYVSRCYTTRHGSGWMPNEENIQLVNNEEETCVYNEYQKELRFGKLDEELLLHALRIDQIYSNATKNNLVLTCLDQYKQGVDFDKLKTKFDAIYGSYAPESKFFKIIK